The following coding sequences are from one Solea solea chromosome 11, fSolSol10.1, whole genome shotgun sequence window:
- the zgc:113363 gene encoding myoD family inhibitor domain-containing protein gives METTSSHCCDITGGGADKKSNQSESILTQPTANGMLPHQKTEEAPPPLSDRSEDGDRSDDSVTGSSSSPNDIAPLLPPPPAAAQRKHTGVDTSSEATAPVCARPPLQSSSRHHHHHQSTNHKRLSSSKGPASLKTDAAHIKEVAGDDCCVHCLLACLFCELLSMCSAVGECLACAVGGVSCCDAAVGCCSCCVEAVGEAACTEEACQAVLDCGILQDCCGSSDCLDICLECCSICFP, from the exons ATGGAGACGACGTCATCACactgctgtgacatcactggGGGTGGAGCCGACAAGAAATCAAACCAATCAGAGAGCATCTTGACTCAGCCAACGGCCAATGGGATGCTGCCGCATCAGAAGACAG AAGAGGCCCCACCCCCTCTCTCTGACAGGTCAGAGGATGGTGACCGCAGTGATGACTCAGTgacaggctcctcctcctcccccaatGACATCGCTCCACTGCTGCCgccgccccctgctgctgcacagcgcaaacacacag GTGTGGACACATCATCAGAGGCTACCGCCCCCGTTTGTGCTCGGCCCCCTCTTCAGTCGTCCtcccgtcatcatcatcatcatcagagcacCAATCACAAGCGTCTCTCCTCCTCTAAAGGCCCCGCCTCCTTAAAGACTGACGCTGCTCACATCAAAGAAGTTGCTGGAGACG ACTGTTGTGTCCACTGTCTCCTGGCCTGTCTCTTCTGCGAGCTGCTGTCCATGTGCTCGGCCGTGGGGGAGTGTCTGGCGTGTGCAGTGGGCGGGGTCAGCTGCTGTGACGCTGCTGTtggctgctgtagctgctgcgTCGAGGCGGTGGGGGAGGCGGCTTGTACAGAGGAGGCGTGTCAGGCCGTGTTGGATTGTGGGATACTGCAGGACTGCTGCGGATCGTCCGACTGTCTGGACATTTGTCTGGAATGTTGCTCCATCTGCTTCCCCTAA
- the tfe3a gene encoding transcription factor E3a, whose translation MCLCVAGGGGLEPQTWTPPVSPPGPCPGPGLPVKRLLSGEMSAFSSDQLLIGEPDRTGAEQHGEAGILQPQTVFVILDSAETLNLVRVESGIVADIEVDSLLPSGCDTFYQIKSQPISMSTSDANCCSSSSSSSSLPSVMSSRVLLRQDLMRQQALEEEQKEAQQQLRSADSSSSLPVSVGVSSNSRPPAQVPVEVLKVQTHLENPTRYHIEQAQRQQVRQYLSANQRPAALSSSHSPHLSSTPGLKPVDGKQEMEETVIDDIISLESSLNDKFLTLMDSELQIANTLPVSGAMLDVYGGSGGMATPTITVSNSCPAELHTVKTELYEVETKSLIKERQKKDNHNLIERRRRFNINDRIKELGALVPKSTELETRWNKGTILKASVDYIRKLQKDQHRVRDMEERQRRLESTNHSLMLRLQELECQANLHGLSSCSSSSSPAPASSSSSSSALLSPSLPLPFSSSSPSSSLVTPSLDLDVLSFAELDEPQASASVFSPDLMCVGVSELTALHGLNHLLMEEGGGGEGCDPLLSCGVSKSSSRRSSFSMDEDL comes from the exons atgtgtctgtgtgtggcagGAGGAGGCGGTCTTGAACCTCAGACCTGGACTCCCCCTGTTTCTCCTCCTGGTCCttgtcctggtcctggtcttcCCGTCAAACGTCTCTTATCTGGGGAAATGTCAGCCTTCAGCTCGGACCAGCTCCTCATCGGAGAGCCGGACCGAACCGGAGCCGAGCAACACGGGGAGGCCGGGATCCTGCAGCCGCAGACCGTGTTCGTCATCCTGGACTCGGCTGAAACCCTCAATCTGGTCCG GGTGGAGTCTGGGATCGTCGCTGACATCGAGGTCGACAGTTTGCTGCCGTCAGGCTGTGACACTTTCTACCAGATCAAGAGTCAGCCAATCAGCatgag TACCTCAGATGCAAATTGctgttcttcatcatcatcatcatcctcactgccctcagtgatgtcatccag gGTGTTGCTGCGTCAGGACCTGATGCGTCAGCAGGCTctagaggaggagcagaaggaggcacagcagcagctccgctcagcagactcctcctcctcattgcCTGTCTCAGTAGGCGTGTCCTCCAACTCCAGACCTCCTGCTCAGGTTCCTGTGGAGGTGCTGAAG GTGCAGACTCACCTGGAGAACCCGACCAGGTATCACATCGAGCAGGCACAGAGGCAGCAGGTGCGTCAGTatctctcagccaatcagagaccagCTGCTCTCTCATCAAGCCACTCCCCCCACCTGAGCTCCACCCCCGGGCTGAAACCAGTGGatggcaaacaggaa ATGGAAGAGACCGtcattgatgacatcatcagtttGGAATCCAGCCTCAACGACAAGTTTCTGACGCTGATGGATTCTGAACTTCAGATCGCAAACACG TTGCCAGTGTCTGGTGCCATGTTGGATGTTTATGGCGGCAGTGGTGGGATGGCCACGCCCACCATCACTGTTAGTAACAGCTGCCCGGCAGAGTTGCACACGGTCAAGACGGAGCTGTACG AGGTGGAGACCAAATCTCTGatcaaagagagacagaagaaggaCAATCACAACCTCA ttgagaggaggaggagattcaACATCAACGACCGCATCAAAGAGCTCGGAGCTCTGGTGCCCAAATCTACAGAGCT GGAGACGCGCTGGAACAAAGGAACCATCCTGAAGGCGTCGGTGGATTACATCAGAAAGCTGCAGAAGGATCAGCACCGAGTGCGAGACATGGAGGAGCGTCAGAGGAGGCTGGAGAGCACCAACCACTCACTCATGCTGCGCCTTCAG gagCTGGAGTGTCAGGCTAATCTCCACggcctctcctcctgctcctcctcttcctctcctgcccccgcctcttcctcctcctcttcctccgctctgctctccccctctcttcctctccctttctcctcctcctccccctcctcatccCTGGTCACGCCCTCTCTGGATCTGGACGTGCTGAGCTTCGCGGAGCTGGACGAGCCTCAGGCGTCGGCGTCCGTCTTCTCGCCGGACctgatgtgtgtgggtgtgtcagAGCTGACAGCGCTGCACGGACTGAACCACCTGCtgatggaggaggggggaggaggggagggctGTGACCCGCTGCTGTCCTGCGGAGTGtccaagagcagcagcaggaggagcagcttCAGCATGGACGAGGACCTCTGA